A single region of the Serinus canaria isolate serCan28SL12 chromosome 11, serCan2020, whole genome shotgun sequence genome encodes:
- the ATXN1L gene encoding ataxin-1-like: protein MRAGHERSQECLPPKKRELAAANTGTEAGRAGGAQGSGEGPEWARTARPAPATPRYGPGEAPEAAAGLTVDQYGMLYKVAAPPATFSPTGLHPVVNVSPLPPAFNVTSPIIQHPAVPFPSIHYAQIPSASLQLIGSHYTVPYAVPPAFMPSPLLSPSTNLTAPHVPHFVPYASLFTEEAAPSPQTTSPTHSFNKSTSAASPGQMQQHTAPQPVDMAPGRIPVYYQMSRLPPGYSAYEAPVAGVSPESPQQDSQLSSEVAAANGGQRPLEQSVARRPSEAVDSASSAAEDCLPPGAAAACVGDGQFLPGYQMLGREISVPTHRSTPDADLEVQRVVGVLASQDYHVPAAQRKDDTSPLNLCHNTPDGQGDMLRNTTDRAAAGNSQSRSPCGMSPEETVRERQLAKGMVIANGKPVLVPIGSEPVRSSTSEALLRESPDVQARGNVLEKELAQCQPTGSSQLPSHFMKGAIIQLATGELKRVEELQTQDFVRSAEVSGGLKIDSSTVVDIQESQWPGLVTLHFVVGEQQSKVSIDVPPEHPFFVYGQGWSSCSPMRTAQLFALPCHRLQVGDVCISISLQSVNGNSASQANSPVGDQLVSARERSERTAQGPREPSDRAAERKSHTDRASTAQSSRAESSQSEAGSLYSLAPGFQRYSVPAEEARPSLLRPSFIPQEVKLSIEGRSNAGK from the coding sequence ATGAGAGCGGGCCACGAGCGGAGCCAGGAGTGTCTCCCGCCCAAGAAGCGGGAACTTGCCGCCGCCAACACTGGCACCGAGGCGGGACGGGCGGGGGGAGCCCAGGGCTCGGGCGAGGGCCCCGAGTGGGCTCGCACGGCTCGGCCGGCTCCCGCCACGCCACGCTACGGTCCTGGCGAGGCCCCCGAGGCGGCAGCGGGGCTGACGGTGGACCAGTACGGAATGCTCTACAAAGTGGCAGCACCGCCTGCCACCTTCTCTCCCACGGGCCTCCACCCCGTGGTGAACGTGAGCCCCCTGCCCCCCGCCTTCAACGTGACCTCGCCCATCATCCAGCACCCGGCGGTGCCCTTTCCCTCCATTCACTATGCACAGATCCCTTCGGCTTCCCTGCAGCTCATCGGTTCCCACTACACAGTGCCCTATGCCGTCCCTCCTGCCTTCATGCCTAGTCCTCTCCTGTCTCCTTCCACCAACCTCACTGCTCCCCATGTCCCCCACTTTGTGCCATATGCCTCCCTGTTCACGGAAgaagctgctccttccccccagACTACCTCTCCCACTCACAGCTTCAACAAATCCACCTCCGCAGCCTCTCCTGGGCAGATGCAGCAACACACTGCGCCCCAACCAGTGGACATGGCACCGGGGAGAATTCCTGTTTATTATCAGATGTCCCGCCTCCCACCAGGCTATTCAGCCTATGAGGCACCTGTGGCAGGTGTGAGCCCAGAGTCTCCTCAGCAAGACAGCCAGCTGAGCTCAGAGGTGGCTGCAGCCAATGGTGGGCAGAGGCCCCTGGAGCAAAGTGTGGCCAGGAGGCCCAGCGAGGCTGTGGActctgccagcagtgcagctgagGACTGTTtgcccccaggggctgcagcagcgtGTGTGGGTGATGGACAGTTCCTTCCAGGTTACCAGATGCTGGGAAGAGAGATCTCTGTGCCTACTCACAGGAGCACCCCAGACGCTGATTTGGAGGTTCAGAGGGTGGTGGGGGTGTTGGCATCTCAGGATTATCATGTTCCGGCAGCCCAGAGGAAAGATGACACAAGCCCTTTGAATCTTTGCCATAATACCCCTGATGGGCAGGGAGACATGCTGAGGAACACCACAGAtagggctgcagctgggaacagccagtCCCGGAGCCCATGTGGAATGTCCCCCGAAGAGACTGTTAGGGAGAGACAGTTAGCCAAAGGAATGGTGATAGCCAATGGCAAGCCAGTACTTGTTCCCATTGGATCTGAGCCCGTCAGGTCTTCCACTTCAGAAGCCCTGCTGAGGGAGAGCCCAGATGTCCAGGCTCGAGGAAATGTGCTTGAAAAGGAGCTGGCCCAGTGTCAGCCAACCGGTTCCTCACAGCTGCCCTCTCACTTCATGAAAGGAGCCATCATCCAGCTGGCGACAGGGGAGCTGAAGCgggtggaggagctgcagactCAAGACTTTGTTCGCAGTGCGGAGGTGAGCGGAGGCCTGAAGATCGACTCCAGCACTGTGGTGGATATTCAGGAAAGCCAGTGGCCTGGGCTCGTCACACTGCATTTTGTAGTTGGGGAGCAACAAAGTAAAGTGAGCATTGATGTGCCCCCAGAGCATCCCTTCTTTGTGTATGGCCAGGGCTggtcctcctgcagccccatgAGGACTGCTCAGCTCTTTGCTTTGCCCTGTCACAGGCTGCAAGTGGGGGATGTCTGCATATCAATCAGTTTACAGAGCGTGAATGGCAACTCTGCTTCTCAGGCCAACTCCCCTGTCGGGGATCAGCTGGTATCTGCTCGGGAGAGATCGGAACGAACAGCTCAGGGGCCCAGAGAGCCAtctgacagagctgctgaaaggaaGAGCCACACAGATAGAGCCAGCACGGCCCAGAGCTCCCGTGCAGAATCTTCTCAGTCTGAGGCTGGCAGTCTGTACAGTTTGGCCCCAGGCTTCCAAAGATACAGCGTGCCGGCAGAGGAGGCTCGGCCGTCTCTGCTCCGTCCCTCTTTCATTCCCCAGGAGGTCAAGCTGTCTATTGAAGGGCGTTCGAATGCAGGGAAATGA
- the AP1G1 gene encoding AP-1 complex subunit gamma-1 has product MPAPIRLRELIRTIRTARTQAEEREMIQKECAAIRSSFREEDNTYRCRNVAKLLYMHMLGYPAHFGQLECLKLIASQKFTDKRIGYLGAMLLLDERQDVHLLMTNCIKNDLNHSTQYVQGLALCTLGCMGSSEMCRDLAGEVEKLLKTSNSYLRKKAALCAVHVIRKVPELMEMFLPATKNLLNEKNHGVLHTSVVLLTEMCERSPDMLAHFRKLVPQLVRILKNLIMSGYSPEHDVSGISDPFLQVRILRLLRILGRNDDDSSEAMNDILAQVATNTETSKNVGNAILYETVLTIMDIKSESGLRVLAINILGRFLLNNDKNIRYVALTSLLKTVQTDHNAVQRHRSTIVDCLKDLDVSIKRRAMELSFALVNGNNVRGMMKELLYFLDSCEPEFKADCASGIFLAAEKYAPSKRWHIDTIMRVLTTAGSYVRDDAVPNLIQLITNSVEMHAYTVQRLYKAILGDYSQQPLVQVASWCIGEYGDLLVSGQCEEEEPIQVTEDEVLDILESVLISNMSASVTRGYALTAIMKLSTRFTCTVNRIKKVVSIYGSSIDVELQQRAVEYNALFKKYDHMRPALLERMPVMEKVTTNGPAEIVQTNGETETAVLETKPPPSGLQPANQANDLLDLLGGSDITPVIPTAPTSKPATAGGELLDLLGDLNLTGSPVSAPAPQIAQPPFLLDGLTTQPLFNDIAAGIPSITAYNKNGLKIDFTFERSNTNPSVTVITIQASNSTELEMTDFVFQAAVPKTFQLQLLSPSSSVIPAFNSGTITQVIKVLNPQKQQLRMRIKLTYNHKGSAMQDLAEVNNFPPQSWQ; this is encoded by the exons ATGCCAGCCCCCATCAGACTACGGGAGTTGATCCGGACCATCCGGACAGCAAGAACCCAGGCAGAAGAGCGTGAGATGATCCAAAAAGAATGTGCTGCTATCCGGTCATCCTTCCGAGAGGAAGATAACACATACCGATGCAGAAACGTGGCAAAGCTACTGTATATGCACATGCTGGGATATCCTGCACATTTTGGACAG ttggaGTGCCTCAAGCTTATTGCGTCTCAGAAATTCACAGACAAGCGCATTGGGTATTTAGGTGCCATGTTGCTGCTGGATGAGAGACAGGATGTTCATCTTCTTATGACCAATTGCATCAAGAA TGACCTTAATCACAGCACGCAGTATGTGCAGGGGCTGGCACTTTGTACTCTTGGCTGCATGGGCTCCTCAGAAATGTGCAGAGACCTTGCAGGAGAGGTGGAAAAGCTCCTCAAAACTTCCAATTCCTATCTTAGGAAGAAG GCAGCACTGTGCGCTGTTCATGTCATCAGGAAGGTGCCTGAACTTATGGAGATGTTCCTGCCGGCCACCAAAAACTTGCTGAACGAGAAGAACCACG GTGTTCTTCACACATCAGTTGTCCTCCTTACAGAGATGTGCGAGAGGAGCCCAGACATGCTTGCACACTTTAGAAAG CTTGTTCCCCAATTAGTTCGTATTCTGAAGAACCTTATCATGTCTGGATATTCACCAGAGCATGATGTGTCTGGGATCAGTGACCCCTTTTTGCAG GTACGAATCCTGCGGTTACTAAGAATTTTAGGGAGAAATGATGATGATTCTAGTGAAGCAATGAATGATATACTTGCACAG GTTGCCACTAATACAGAAACAAGTAAAAATGTGGGAAATGCCATTCTCTATGAAACCGTGCTGACTATTATGGATATAAAATCTGAGAGTGGCCTGAGA GTCTTAGCCATTAACATCCTAGGCCGTTTCTTATTAAACAACGACAAAAATATTAG ATATGTAGCTTTGACGTCATTGTTGAAAACTGTGCAGACAGACCATAATGCAGTACAGCGGCACCGAAGCACCATTGTGGACTGCCTGAAGGATCTGGATGTCTCCATTAAAAG GCGTGCGATGGAACTGAGTTTCGCTCTTGTTAATGGGAACAATGTCCGTGGAATGATGAAGGAGTTACTGTATTTCCTAGATTCTTGTGAACCAGAGTTCAAAGCAGACTGTGCATCTGGAATATTTCTTGCAGCTGAAAA ATATGCTCCTTCCAAGCGCTGGCACATAGACACAATTATGAGAGTCTTAACAACG GCAGGAAGTTATGTTCGTGATGATGCTGTTCCAAATCTGATCCAGTTAATAACTAATAGTGTGGAGATGCATGCCTACACTGTGCAGAGACTCTACAAAGCCATCCTCGGAGATTATTCCCAG CAACCCCTGGTACAAGTTGCCTCCTGGTGCATAGGAGAGTATGGAGATCTTCTGGTGTCTGGTCAGTGTGAAGAGGAGGAACCAATACAG GTAACAGAGGATGAAGTTCTTGATATTTTAGAAAGCGTCCTGATATCTAATATGTCTGCATCTGTGACACGAGGCTATGCTCTCACTGCCATCATGAAGCTTTCCACAAGGTTCACCTGCACTGTCAA TCGCATTAAGAAGGTCGTTTCCATCTACGGCAGCAGCATTGATGTGGAGctacagcagagagctgtggaaTATAATGCACTTTTCAAGAAATATGATCACATGAG GCCAGCACTGCTTGAGAGAATGCCAGTAATGGAGAAAGTCACCACAAATGGCCCTGCTGAGATTGTACAGACCAatggagagacagagacagCAGTACTGGAAACCAAACCTCCACCCTCTGGATTGCAGCCTGCTAACCAG GCAAATGATTTATTGGACTTGTTGGGGGGAAGTGATATAACACCTGTAATTCCCACTGCACCTACAAGCAAGCCAGCCACTGCTGGTGGGGAGCTGCTTGACCTCCTGGGAGACCTCAACCTAACAG GTTCTCCAGTATCTGCCCCTGCACCGCAGATAGCACAGCCTCCGTTCCTGCTTGATGGACTTACAACTCAGCCTCTCTTCAATGATATTGCTGCAG GAATCCCCTCCATTACTGCATACAACAAGAATGGGCTGAAGATTGACTTCACCTTTGAGAGGTCGAACACCAACCCTAGTGTCACTGTAATCACGATACAGGCCTccaacagcacagagctggagatgacagattttgttttccaagctgCAGTACCAAAG acattccagctgcagcttctgtctcccagcagcagtgtcatCCCTGCATTTAATTCTGGGACCATCACACAGGTCATTAAAGTCCTGAATCCACAGAAG CAACAACTACGTATGCGGATCAAGTTGACATATAATCACAAGGGCTCAGCAATGCAGGATCTAGCAGAAGTCAACAACTTCCCCCCTCAGTCTTGGCAATGA